Proteins encoded together in one Phyllostomus discolor isolate MPI-MPIP mPhyDis1 chromosome 6, mPhyDis1.pri.v3, whole genome shotgun sequence window:
- the CARD16 gene encoding caspase recruitment domain-containing protein 16 has translation MENADRFLKSKRRDFIQSVTTGTINGLLDGLLEERVLNQEEMEKVRRENYTAMDKARDLIDSVIRKGHQASQIFINQIVEVDPQLAHNLGLS, from the coding sequence ACAGGTTTCTGAAGTCAAAGAGGAGGGATTTTATACAATCGGTGACTACGGGCACGATAAATGGCTTGTTGGATGGATTACTAGAGGAAAGAGTACTGAACCAAGAGGAGATGGAGAaagtaagaagagaaaattacACAGCTATGGATAAAGCCCGAGATTTGATTGATTCAGTCATTCGGAAAGGGCACCAGGCAAGCCAAATATTTATCAATCAAATTGTTGAAGTTGACCCTCAACTTGCACACAATCTGGGATTATCCTAA